Within the Maribacter sp. BPC-D8 genome, the region AGCTTTATAAAGAAACAGGAATTAAGGAAAATAAGAACCACCCTGGGTTTATAATCTTTAAGGCTGAAAATGTTTCAGATTTAATGAAAAGTGGGAATCCGTTTAGAAACCTCAATTATGGTGTGTCATTTTTTATGGAGGGTGATGGTGAATTGAATATAGATTTTAACACCTATAAGTCAAATAGCAACTCTGTTTACTTCTGTAGTCCGGGGCAAGTTTTTGCTGCAAAAGGCAATTTCACTAGCGGATTTGGGGTGCTCTTTCAAAAAGATTTTATGCTAAAGCCTAGCTCACAGCAGTGGTTACAATCGCTGCCCATATTTAGTAGGTTTTTAAATAATCCTGTGATAGAGGTGTCAGAAACAGACAAGCGTATTTTTGAAGCCTTATTGAACGAAATGGACAATGAATACCACAGTAGCACCATTTTAAAATATGATGCTTTAGAAGCACTTTTAACGTTGATGTTAGTTAGGCTCTCTAGAATATATGAAAGAACGCAGGGAGAAAAAATTAGTGTTGATGCTCACCACATAACAGCCT harbors:
- a CDS encoding AraC family transcriptional regulator is translated as MEDIPQLGITELYKETGIKENKNHPGFIIFKAENVSDLMKSGNPFRNLNYGVSFFMEGDGELNIDFNTYKSNSNSVYFCSPGQVFAAKGNFTSGFGVLFQKDFMLKPSSQQWLQSLPIFSRFLNNPVIEVSETDKRIFEALLNEMDNEYHSSTILKYDALEALLTLMLVRLSRIYERTQGEKISVDAHHITALESLINKQYKSNRSVAEYASQMYMTPQNLNRITKKAIGKSVSELINEKLIIEIKRYLVHTDMSSEEIAHFFNFYDNSYFTKTFKKAVGETPKTFRKNQKQLYKLRA